The Bradyrhizobium barranii subsp. barranii genome segment TCGCCGCGTTGTCGGCGATATCAGGAACTGCAAGCGCACAAGACTGGACCAAATCGAAATGGGGACCGAACGACGAGATCGGTGCCGCCAATTACATGACGCCGGAGCTGGTGGTGAAGGCCGCCTCGCTGGTGAAGACCGGCAAGACCTACGCCCTCGGCATTCCCGTCACGCCACAGACACCCGCCTATCCGCCACGCACATTCAAGCTCACCATCGTTCAGCCCGGACAGGCCGGCAGCCCGGGTCTCGGTCCAAACAAGGCGACCTATAACGACGACATCCTTGATACGTGGGTCGGCATCGGCAGCCAGCTCGACGGCCTCGGCCATCTCGGCGTCGAGCACGTCTATTACAACGGCAACAAGCTCGCCGATTTCGCCGATCCGAATGGCTTGAAGAAGCTCGGCATCGAGAAGGTCCCACCGATGGTCACGCGCGGCGTGCTGCTCGACATGGCCGCCTATTTCAAAACCGACATCGTGAAGGAAGGCACCGCCTTCAACGTCAAGGAGATCGAGGAAGCCGCCAAGCAGCAGAACGTCGAGATCCGCCAGGGCGATGTCGTCATCTTCCACACCGGCTGGCTCAGCCTGATCGGCAAGGACGACAAGCGCTACTCGGCCGGCGAGCCCGGTCTCGGCGTCGAAGGCGCGAAGTACCTGACCGGCAAGGGCGTGGTCGCCATCGGTGCCGACACCTGGGCGCTCGAGGTGCTGCCGTTCGAGTCCAAGAACGTATTCGAAGTGCACCAGATCCTGCTCGCGATGAATGGGACCTACATTCTCGAGAACATGGACACCGCCGCGCTCGCTCGCGACAAGGGTTACGAATTCCTGTTCGTGCTCGGACAGCCGCGCTGGACCGGCGGCGTGCAGGCGATGATCAACCCGATCGCGATCCGCTGATCGGCGACGTACTCAGCGGGCGAGGATCGGCCTGCCGCCCCGGCAGGCGCCCTCGCCCGACCTGTCCGTCATCGCGGCCTCAGATGCCATCGCCGCAATGCAACGAAGGCCCAGATGGCTTCGACGAGGCCAAACGGCCAAGCGCCCTGCAGGAAGCCGTAAGCCGAGCCGAACGCGCAGGACGCCGCGAACAGCAGCACGAACCAATGGCTGCGATCCTCAAGGGCATAGCAGACCAGCATCGCCGTCACGGCAAACAGGCCGAATAGTGTCAGTGCATCCATGTTCCGGGTTCACTCCGCGGCGCGACGCGTGATATGCGCTAACACCATGCCGGCTCTTATCCTGCCTCTCGTCGATGCTGCAACCCACTGGCCCGAACGCGGCGGGTTGGTCGGCCTTGACCTCGGCACCAAGACCATTGGTGTTGCCGTGTCCAATCCGGACCGGCGCCTCGCGACGGGCGTCGAGACCATCCAGCGCAAGGCGTTCAAGCAGGACGCGGCGCGGCTGCTCGCGATCGCGGCCGAGCGCAAGGCGGTCGGCTTCGTGCTCGGCCTGCCCATCAACATGGACGGCAGCGAGGGCCCGCGGGCGCAATCGACCTGCGCCTTCGCCCGCAACCTTGCCGGGCTGACCACACTCCCCATCGGCCTCTGGGACGAGCGCCTGTCGACCGCAGCGGTCGAGCGCGAGCTGATCGGCATGGATGTCAGCCGCGCCAAGCGCGCCGAAGTGATCGACGAGCACGCCGCGATCTTCATCCTGCAAGGCGCGCTCGACCGCCTCGCCAATCTTCGCGCGGCATCGGGCTGATCCATGGCCGTCGTGATCGCGGCGCTGCTGCCGGTCTTCATCCTCATCGTGCTCGGCGTGGTGCTGAGGCGCACCCTGATGCGGCTCGACACGCAATGGCATGGGCTGGAGCGGCTGACCTATTTCGTGCTGTTCCCGATGCTGCTGATCCAGACGCTGGTGAAGGCCGACCTCTCCAGGGTGCCGGTCGCCGGCGTCGGCGGCGCGCTGTTGCTGTCGGTGCTCGCGATGTCACTGCTCTGCCTCGCGCTCCGCCCGGCGCTCGCGCGGTTCGACGTCGACGGTCCCGCCTTCACCTCGATCTTCCAGGGCGCGACGCGCTGGCAGACCTATGTCGCGCTCTCGGTGTCCGCCAACATGTTCGGCGATGTCGGACTGGCGCTGGCGTCGGTGGCGATGGTCGCGATCATTCCGCTGGTCAACGTGTTCAGCGTTGCCGTGCTCGCGCACTATGCTTCGCCCGAGAAGCAGTCCGCCCGCGCCATCGTCATGACGGTGGTCCGCAATCCCCTGATCTGGGCTTGCGTGATCGGCCTCGTCATCAACGTCATCCATCTGCCGCTGCCAAAGATCTGGCACGAGGTCGCGGATGCCCTTGGCCGGTCCTCGCTCGCCATCGGTCTGCTCGTCACCGGCGCCGGCCTGCAGCTCAAGGGCCTGCTCCGCCCGAGCGTGAGCGCAACCATCGGCGTGGCGTTCAAGCTGGCACTGATGCCCGTGCTCGCGCTGGCGCTCGCCGCCTGGTTCGGGCTCTCGGGCGACAGCCTGGCGATCGTCGCAATCTGCGCGGCGGTACCGACCTCGCCCAGCGCCTATGTGCTGGCCCGCCAGATGGGCGGCGATGCGCCGCTGCTGGCGCAGATCATCACGCTGCAGACGATCTTGGCGGCGGTCACGATGCCGATCGCGATCGCGCTGGTGGCTTAGGCCTCGTGCGAGGCCTCAGCTCCCCAGCCACATCGTCAGCACCACCGCCGTCAGATTGTTCAGCGCATGCAGCACGATGGTGAGCCAGAGCGAGTTGGCGCGATAGCGCATGTAGCCGAACCACAGGCCGATGGAGAAGACCTCCGCGAGGAAGTACATGTCGTACTGCAGGTGCACGACCGTCCACACCAGTGACGACAGGATGATCGCGCCGGGCACGCGCAGGAAGCTCGCCGACCAGCCGCGAAACAGGAAGCCGCGCGCCAAAACCTCTTCCGACATCGGCGCAGCGACACTGAACGCGAACAGCAGCATCACAGCCGCGCCCTTGTCGCGGCCCGATTTCAACAGATCGGTCATGAAGCCCGGCGTCGCCTCGCGGCCGAGGCTCCGCGACATCGTCTCCCAGGCGACCACGATCAGGACAAGCCCGATGGCGCCGAACAGCATTTGCTTCCAGGACGGCCAATGCAGCGCGAGGTAATCGACGAACGAGGCCTTCTTGATGCGGATGGCGAGCCATACCGCGGCCAGCGTCGCCGGCAGGCCCATGGTCACCGACAGCGCGAGCGCCGCGGGCTCGCGACCGACACGCTGGATCGACATCAGGTCGAGGGGATCGCCACGGTCCCAGGCCAGATAGAGGATGGCACCGATCTGGCCGACAAACATCGCGACGAAGATGAGCAGGCCCCACACCGCCGTGCCCCAGAACTTCCAGACGCGCGGTGCGGCTGGCGTCACGGTCATCGGCGGGAGATCGGGATTGAGGGAGTCCATTCAAGCGCTTTCGTTGGGACGGCACCGTCATTCCGGGGCCGTTCGCACGACGATCTACTTCGTTCGCGGCGGAATCGGGAAATCATAGGCCGCCCCGCCCGCCCCCGGCAGGGAAAAATGCCACCACTCCTTCGCATAGTTCACAAAGCCTTGCTTCGCCATCGCGGCCACCAGCCGCTTGCGCCAGGCGCGCTGGTCCGGATTGATCGACGGTGCCGCAGTGTGCCCCTTCGCGTCCGTGCAGTCGTAACCCGTGCCCATGTCGACGCTGCCCTCCGGCAATCGCGCGTCGACCGGCGCCGTGCAATCGGCATAGGTTTTCGACGGGTCGTATCTGGCGGAATTGTCAGCCTTGAGATCGACCAGCGTGAGATCGAGCGCCGCGCCCGTGGAATGCTGCGAGCGGCTCGCGATGTAGCCGAGGCGGAACAGCTCGGTCTTCGAGATCTTCGGATTGTAGCGCCGCTCGGCCGCCGTCTCGAAGCCGTTCTGCGACCACCTCACCATGTCGAGCGAGGCCCGCGCCGGCCGGTAGCAGTCGAACATCTTCAGCGACAGGCTTTGCGCCGCCAGCTCCTGCTGAACCGCCTTCAGCCGCAGCCCCACCTCCCGCTTCACCACGCATTCGCCGGCGCCGTAACCGGCGAGCGGACGGCCGACGAAATTGTTCGAGGTGGCGTAGCGGATGTCCTGGATGATGCCGGGATCAATGTCGCGCAAATAGACGAAGCCGCCGGGGAGCGATTGGGCATGGGCGGAGCTGATAACGGTTGCTGCCAAGAGCACGGTCAAAATTGTTTTCAACTGGAGCTCCCCACATCGTCATGGCCGGGCTTGTCCCGGCCATCCACGGCCTTTTACGTCAAATGCGAATGAAGCACGTGGATGCCCGGGACAAGCCCGGGCATGACGGAGAGGATGAGCCCAGACCGACAGATCAGGGGATAACTCCCCGCCCCGGCATTGGCCCTTGCCCCCCCAGCCATCCCCGCCTATAGCTCTCGTTTTAATGACATCGAAATCGACCTTCGTCCTCGGCCACCGGCATTTGCTGGGCATCGAGGGCCTTTCCGCGGCCGACATCACCGGCCTCCTCGACCTGTCCGAAGAATATGTCGAGCTCAACCGCCAGGTTGACAAGAAGCGCACCGTCCTGCGTGGACGGACGCAGGTAAATCTGTTCTTCGAGGCCTCGACCCGGACCCAGTCCTCGTTCGAGCTCGCCGGCAAACGGCTGGGCGCCGACGTCATGAACATGTCGGTCTCCTCCTCGTCCATCAAGAAGGGCGAGACGCTGGTCGACACTGCGATGACGCTCAACGCCATGCACCCGGACATTCTGGTGGTTCGGCATCACGCGTCCGGCGCGGTGGAACTGCTGGCGCGCAAGGTCGACGGTTCCGTGATCAATGCCGGCGACGGCGCGCATGAGCATCCGACGCAGGCGCTGCTCGACGCCCTGACCATCCGCCGCAACAAGGGCCGGATCGAGGGCCTCGTGGTCGCGATCTGCGGCGACGTGCTGCATTCGCGTGTGGCCCGTTCCAACATCATCCTGCTCAACACCATGGGCGCCCGCGTCCGCGTCGTCGGCCCCTCCACGCTGCTGCCGCCCGGCATCGAGCGGATGGGGGTCGAGGTCGCGCGCGACATGCGCGAAGGGCTCAACGGCGCCGATATCGTCATGATGCTGCGGCTCCAGCGCGAGCGCATGAACGGCTCCTTCGTGCCGTCGACCTCCGAATATTTCAACTATTTCGGGCTGGACCAGAAAAAGCTCGCTTACGCCAAGCCGGACGCTCTCGTCATGCATCCCGGTCCGATGAACCGCGGCGTCGAGATCGACACCGCGGTCGCCGACGGCGCGCAATCGCTGATCCGCGAACAGGTCGAGATGGGCGTGGCGGTACGGATGGCCGTACTCGAAGCGCTCGCCCGCAACTTGCCGAACGCGTGATGCTCATGCTGACTGACCGCCGTCCCATCCTGCTTGCCAACGCCCGCGTCGTCGATCCCAGCAGGGATTTCGACGGCCCCGGCGATGTCCTGATTGCCGATGGCATCATCCGCGAGACCCGCCGCGGGATCGGAGCGGCCGGCGTCCCCGAGGGCACC includes the following:
- a CDS encoding cyclase family protein, with amino-acid sequence MRNTLVLCCVAALSAISGTASAQDWTKSKWGPNDEIGAANYMTPELVVKAASLVKTGKTYALGIPVTPQTPAYPPRTFKLTIVQPGQAGSPGLGPNKATYNDDILDTWVGIGSQLDGLGHLGVEHVYYNGNKLADFADPNGLKKLGIEKVPPMVTRGVLLDMAAYFKTDIVKEGTAFNVKEIEEAAKQQNVEIRQGDVVIFHTGWLSLIGKDDKRYSAGEPGLGVEGAKYLTGKGVVAIGADTWALEVLPFESKNVFEVHQILLAMNGTYILENMDTAALARDKGYEFLFVLGQPRWTGGVQAMINPIAIR
- the ruvX gene encoding Holliday junction resolvase RuvX; translated protein: MPALILPLVDAATHWPERGGLVGLDLGTKTIGVAVSNPDRRLATGVETIQRKAFKQDAARLLAIAAERKAVGFVLGLPINMDGSEGPRAQSTCAFARNLAGLTTLPIGLWDERLSTAAVERELIGMDVSRAKRAEVIDEHAAIFILQGALDRLANLRAASG
- a CDS encoding AEC family transporter, with the protein product MAVVIAALLPVFILIVLGVVLRRTLMRLDTQWHGLERLTYFVLFPMLLIQTLVKADLSRVPVAGVGGALLLSVLAMSLLCLALRPALARFDVDGPAFTSIFQGATRWQTYVALSVSANMFGDVGLALASVAMVAIIPLVNVFSVAVLAHYASPEKQSARAIVMTVVRNPLIWACVIGLVINVIHLPLPKIWHEVADALGRSSLAIGLLVTGAGLQLKGLLRPSVSATIGVAFKLALMPVLALALAAWFGLSGDSLAIVAICAAVPTSPSAYVLARQMGGDAPLLAQIITLQTILAAVTMPIAIALVA
- a CDS encoding CPBP family intramembrane glutamic endopeptidase; this translates as MDSLNPDLPPMTVTPAAPRVWKFWGTAVWGLLIFVAMFVGQIGAILYLAWDRGDPLDLMSIQRVGREPAALALSVTMGLPATLAAVWLAIRIKKASFVDYLALHWPSWKQMLFGAIGLVLIVVAWETMSRSLGREATPGFMTDLLKSGRDKGAAVMLLFAFSVAAPMSEEVLARGFLFRGWSASFLRVPGAIILSSLVWTVVHLQYDMYFLAEVFSIGLWFGYMRYRANSLWLTIVLHALNNLTAVVLTMWLGS
- a CDS encoding M15 family metallopeptidase — encoded protein: MKTILTVLLAATVISSAHAQSLPGGFVYLRDIDPGIIQDIRYATSNNFVGRPLAGYGAGECVVKREVGLRLKAVQQELAAQSLSLKMFDCYRPARASLDMVRWSQNGFETAAERRYNPKISKTELFRLGYIASRSQHSTGAALDLTLVDLKADNSARYDPSKTYADCTAPVDARLPEGSVDMGTGYDCTDAKGHTAAPSINPDQRAWRKRLVAAMAKQGFVNYAKEWWHFSLPGAGGAAYDFPIPPRTK
- a CDS encoding aspartate carbamoyltransferase catalytic subunit; this encodes MTSKSTFVLGHRHLLGIEGLSAADITGLLDLSEEYVELNRQVDKKRTVLRGRTQVNLFFEASTRTQSSFELAGKRLGADVMNMSVSSSSIKKGETLVDTAMTLNAMHPDILVVRHHASGAVELLARKVDGSVINAGDGAHEHPTQALLDALTIRRNKGRIEGLVVAICGDVLHSRVARSNIILLNTMGARVRVVGPSTLLPPGIERMGVEVARDMREGLNGADIVMMLRLQRERMNGSFVPSTSEYFNYFGLDQKKLAYAKPDALVMHPGPMNRGVEIDTAVADGAQSLIREQVEMGVAVRMAVLEALARNLPNA